A genomic window from Candidatus Bathyarchaeota archaeon includes:
- a CDS encoding DNA-directed RNA polymerase subunit K — MGPAKITRFERARIVGARALQIAMGAPLLIASPAARAGPIDIAIMELESGILPLTIRRTLPNEEYQDVPLKWLSKA; from the coding sequence ATTGGACCTGCCAAAATCACCCGTTTTGAACGGGCTCGCATAGTGGGAGCCAGAGCACTGCAAATCGCAATGGGTGCTCCCCTTCTTATTGCCTCCCCGGCGGCACGTGCAGGGCCTATTGATATTGCAATAATGGAACTGGAATCTGGGATTCTTCCCCTAACTATTCGCAGAACACTGCCTAACGAAGAATACCAAGATGTCCCTCTCAAGTGGCTTTCAAAAGCTTAA
- a CDS encoding TCP-1/cpn60 chaperonin family protein yields the protein MSSGLTGTPVLILRDGASRSRGQEAQHANIMAAQIVAESVKSALGPRGMDKMLVDSFGDVTITSDGRTILDEMDIQHPAAKMLVEVAKTQDDEVGDGTTSSVIIAGELLAKAEELIAKNVHPTVIIDGYRKAAEKALEVLEKIAIKTTSTDKKMIKKAAMTSMASKLVSGSRDYLSDIATQAVLQVAIKTGDSYKVDIGNIKIEKKPGESLIDTKLINGIVLDKEAVHSGMPKRVENAKIILVDAALEIEKTEFDAKINIQSPEQMDAFLKQEENMIKAMVDKIVAKGANVVLCQKGIDDLAQHFLARQGVLAVRRVKKSDMEALAKATGAKVVTNLDDISKSDLGNAQVVEERKIGDDKMTFIEGCKNPLAVTILIRGGTQRIVDEADRSLHDALCVVADVVEDPKLVGGGGAPEMELAKALREYADTLPGREQLAVLQFAEALEIIPTTLAENAGLDPIDMISSLRSQHEKGILWAGVDVDTGKASDMEKAGVLEPMAVKKQIIKSCSEAATLILKIDDVIASGKTKAPAGPPGGMGGMGGMGGMGGMPGMGMPGM from the coding sequence TTGTCTTCTGGATTAACTGGAACACCTGTTCTTATACTCCGTGATGGAGCATCCCGTTCACGCGGTCAAGAAGCCCAACACGCCAATATCATGGCGGCACAGATCGTTGCTGAATCAGTAAAAAGTGCCCTTGGACCCCGTGGAATGGACAAAATGCTGGTCGATAGTTTCGGTGACGTAACTATAACCAGTGACGGTCGTACAATTTTAGATGAAATGGACATACAGCACCCTGCAGCAAAAATGCTCGTAGAGGTAGCAAAAACACAAGACGACGAAGTGGGAGACGGCACCACCAGTTCAGTAATAATAGCTGGAGAACTCTTAGCAAAAGCTGAAGAACTAATCGCAAAAAATGTTCACCCCACTGTAATCATTGATGGTTACCGAAAAGCAGCAGAAAAAGCTTTGGAGGTCTTGGAAAAAATTGCCATCAAAACTACTTCGACTGACAAAAAAATGATAAAGAAGGCAGCTATGACTTCAATGGCTAGCAAACTAGTTTCTGGCAGCCGAGATTACCTCAGTGATATTGCAACTCAAGCAGTTTTACAAGTTGCAATAAAAACTGGTGACAGCTACAAAGTCGACATTGGAAACATTAAGATAGAAAAGAAACCTGGAGAATCCTTGATTGATACTAAACTAATCAATGGAATAGTTCTTGACAAAGAAGCAGTTCATTCTGGAATGCCTAAACGTGTAGAAAATGCAAAAATCATTTTGGTTGACGCTGCTCTTGAAATAGAAAAAACAGAGTTTGATGCCAAAATTAATATCCAAAGCCCCGAGCAAATGGATGCCTTCCTAAAACAAGAAGAAAACATGATCAAAGCAATGGTTGACAAAATAGTCGCCAAAGGTGCAAACGTTGTTTTGTGCCAAAAAGGCATTGACGATTTGGCTCAGCACTTTCTAGCACGACAAGGAGTTCTTGCAGTTAGACGTGTAAAGAAATCTGACATGGAAGCCCTTGCTAAAGCAACTGGAGCAAAAGTTGTAACAAATCTTGATGACATAAGTAAAAGTGACCTTGGCAACGCACAAGTTGTAGAAGAACGCAAAATCGGTGATGACAAAATGACCTTCATCGAAGGATGCAAGAATCCTTTGGCTGTTACAATTCTTATCCGTGGTGGAACACAAAGAATAGTTGACGAAGCTGACCGTTCACTACACGATGCACTATGTGTTGTCGCAGACGTAGTTGAAGATCCTAAACTCGTAGGTGGCGGAGGTGCCCCAGAAATGGAACTAGCCAAAGCTCTACGGGAATATGCAGACACTCTTCCAGGTCGTGAACAATTAGCAGTACTGCAATTTGCTGAAGCTTTAGAAATAATTCCAACAACATTAGCAGAAAATGCAGGACTTGATCCAATTGATATGATTTCCAGCCTTCGATCACAACATGAAAAAGGTATCCTCTGGGCAGGCGTAGACGTAGACACCGGCAAAGCTAGTGACATGGAAAAAGCAGGCGTGTTAGAGCCTATGGCAGTTAAAAAACAAATAATCAAATCCTGTTCTGAAGCTGCAACATTGATACTAAAAATTGACGACGTTATTGCTTCAGGAAAAACCAAAGCCCCTGCAGGTCCACCAGGAGGTATGGGCGGCATGGGTGGAATGGGTGGTATGGGCGGAATGCCTGGCATGGGCATGCCCGGAATGTAG
- a CDS encoding 4Fe-4S binding protein has protein sequence MVNKKRGKSKNFFWIIFIFVAVSITVGALVCQPVSSCYGPHITATISSTEINIYENVTVTGTICLGTDEEEITELDRTVRVTFVRPDYSYIDQIVIADAETGDFAVTQALDMAGYWNVFPILGHINDRLGVTVTDPNADPENPVPIVGSPFKPNLLLITAAISTVSIGGVFAFVRRKNKSRKISALRLFIQVGLVFLIFFGMFIDHEILPVPASRIPVHEFLVGTNVMGVEMADGFPVPFFGCYYPCGRTVTCALWEIQTYLFPFWEGTHGWGVDYNSSGLVRLAVIFGIIILLSIIFGKAFCGWVCPFGLYMDLLTYLRKNFKIPHKDFSKDFNKKFHQLGYVILALIIVLSFMFGAEAIVGAQLIPGTEKGGFVYQYFSAPFCQVCPMKPFCVLLEASVGLIRFEWIAQVTTGTFFELGYFVTSLNLMVLGVVTVVSFYYRRAWCRLCPLGALIALFHRFPPFKWISVLRLEKLEEKCTKCGICKRVCPTQVTEVYEEKGGDVTTSNCILCLRCLEMCPEKDALKLKAAGKTVVKSRNWLDSEK, from the coding sequence ATGGTTAACAAAAAAAGAGGCAAATCTAAGAATTTCTTTTGGATAATTTTTATCTTTGTTGCTGTTTCCATCACTGTTGGTGCCCTTGTTTGCCAGCCAGTTTCTAGTTGTTATGGTCCTCACATTACTGCAACCATTTCTTCCACTGAAATCAACATTTACGAAAACGTTACTGTAACTGGAACCATTTGTTTAGGAACAGATGAAGAAGAAATCACAGAATTAGACCGAACAGTAAGAGTGACCTTTGTTAGACCCGATTATAGCTATATTGACCAAATTGTAATAGCAGATGCAGAAACAGGAGACTTTGCGGTTACACAAGCCTTGGATATGGCAGGTTACTGGAACGTTTTTCCTATTCTAGGTCACATTAACGACAGGCTCGGAGTAACAGTAACAGACCCAAATGCAGATCCAGAAAATCCTGTCCCTATTGTTGGCTCTCCATTTAAGCCCAATCTTCTTTTGATAACAGCTGCAATATCAACAGTAAGCATTGGCGGCGTGTTTGCATTTGTGCGAAGAAAAAACAAATCCAGAAAAATAAGCGCGTTAAGATTATTTATCCAAGTCGGGTTAGTTTTTCTGATTTTCTTTGGCATGTTCATAGACCACGAAATTTTGCCCGTGCCTGCAAGCAGAATTCCAGTTCACGAATTTTTAGTCGGAACAAACGTTATGGGAGTTGAAATGGCAGATGGTTTTCCAGTTCCATTTTTTGGTTGTTACTATCCCTGTGGAAGAACTGTCACATGTGCCCTCTGGGAAATTCAAACGTACCTTTTCCCATTCTGGGAAGGAACCCACGGCTGGGGAGTAGATTACAATAGCTCAGGATTAGTTAGATTAGCCGTAATTTTTGGAATAATAATACTATTGTCCATTATTTTTGGCAAAGCCTTCTGCGGATGGGTTTGTCCTTTTGGGTTGTACATGGATTTGCTTACATATCTGAGAAAAAATTTTAAAATTCCTCATAAAGATTTCTCGAAAGATTTCAACAAGAAATTCCATCAACTCGGGTACGTTATTTTAGCTCTAATAATAGTTCTAAGTTTCATGTTCGGAGCAGAAGCAATAGTAGGTGCCCAATTAATTCCTGGAACCGAAAAAGGAGGTTTTGTGTACCAATATTTTTCTGCACCGTTTTGTCAAGTTTGTCCAATGAAACCTTTTTGCGTGTTATTAGAAGCTTCAGTGGGTTTAATACGCTTTGAATGGATTGCCCAAGTTACAACAGGTACTTTTTTTGAGTTAGGATACTTTGTTACCTCATTGAACTTGATGGTATTAGGGGTAGTTACAGTTGTTTCCTTTTATTACCGTCGAGCATGGTGCAGACTATGTCCACTGGGCGCATTAATTGCATTGTTTCATAGGTTCCCGCCTTTCAAATGGATTTCAGTCCTGCGTTTAGAGAAACTAGAAGAAAAATGCACCAAATGCGGAATTTGCAAACGGGTTTGTCCAACTCAGGTAACCGAAGTTTACGAAGAAAAAGGCGGTGACGTTACTACATCTAACTGTATCTTGTGTTTGCGTTGTTTAGAAATGTGCCCCGAAAAGGATGCTTTAAAACTGAAAGCAGCAGGTAAAACAGTTGTAAAGTCAAGGAACTGGCTAGATTCGGAGAAATAA
- a CDS encoding ABC transporter ATP-binding protein produces the protein MIQLSNLTKTYKKGSAKEINAVDNVSLQVKQGEFLTILGPSGSGKTTLLNLIGGLDKPTSGKITVDDLEISKLKENQLVKVRREKIGFVFQAFNLIPTFSALENIQATLAPTNMQKNKQLERSNELLAMVNLEQRGNHLPSELSAGEQQRIAIARAFANGPKIVLLDEPTGNLDTTTGKEILALCHKASKEHGQTVVAVTHADYVKNYTNRLLFMRDGKLFTELPEEKP, from the coding sequence ATAATACAACTTTCAAATCTAACGAAAACCTACAAAAAAGGAAGCGCCAAAGAAATTAATGCAGTGGACAACGTTTCTTTACAGGTAAAACAAGGGGAATTTCTTACAATTTTAGGTCCCTCGGGAAGTGGTAAAACTACTCTTCTTAACCTCATTGGTGGTCTAGACAAACCCACATCAGGTAAAATAACTGTTGACGACTTGGAGATTTCTAAACTAAAAGAAAACCAGTTAGTTAAAGTAAGGCGTGAAAAAATTGGTTTTGTGTTTCAGGCCTTTAATTTGATTCCAACCTTTTCTGCCCTTGAGAACATACAAGCAACTTTAGCTCCAACAAACATGCAAAAAAACAAACAACTTGAACGGAGTAATGAGCTTCTTGCAATGGTTAATTTAGAGCAAAGGGGAAATCATTTGCCTTCAGAATTAAGTGCAGGCGAACAACAAAGAATTGCAATTGCCCGTGCATTTGCGAATGGTCCCAAGATTGTTTTGTTGGATGAACCCACCGGGAACTTGGATACTACAACTGGAAAAGAAATTCTGGCTTTATGTCACAAAGCCAGTAAAGAACATGGGCAAACCGTTGTTGCTGTAACCCACGCAGATTATGTTAAAAATTACACAAACCGTTTGTTGTTTATGCGTGACGGAAAACTGTTTACAGAACTGCCTGAAGAAAAGCCTTAA
- a CDS encoding ABC transporter permease: protein MNPFTYALKEIRRRKYRTLINILGFAIAVTTLITLVMAARGWEACTTKPLNNIGTDIIYIYTAPIDPSNKGCYIVNHLFSYPFNQTLLDEIEQLPNVESAVPILMHRLRAMVFTGIDPSETVTNAVLPRDVIEGRYLNPDDGYVALIDKEYADLNNLTLGSIVNYVADYEVVGIVEVSATNIMKSHIYVNLPVVQQVLPEQPIGLVNIGLIRTVSPTTVEETAAALEKQWPNSSILTGSDLADTAFSIIRINEETAWSFSLALVVIMVLFMVKSQLGNVSERTKEIGILKAIGWSNSNVVNQIVSESLIQATIGGIVGCGLGYIFAMYVLSTIGGEIGGALNLVTVDPLLFGIGFSVAILTGVTAGLFSSLRAARLTPVKAIKTI, encoded by the coding sequence TTGAATCCATTCACATATGCCCTGAAAGAAATTCGAAGACGTAAATATCGAACCTTAATCAACATTTTAGGATTTGCCATCGCAGTAACTACCTTAATTACGTTAGTCATGGCTGCCCGAGGCTGGGAAGCCTGTACCACAAAACCCTTGAACAATATCGGAACAGACATCATCTACATCTACACTGCCCCAATAGATCCATCAAACAAAGGCTGTTACATAGTTAACCATCTGTTTTCGTATCCTTTCAATCAAACCCTGCTGGATGAAATCGAACAATTACCCAATGTTGAATCTGCTGTTCCAATTCTTATGCACCGGTTGCGGGCTATGGTTTTTACAGGAATTGACCCATCAGAAACTGTAACAAACGCAGTTTTACCCCGTGATGTAATAGAAGGCAGATATCTAAACCCTGATGATGGTTACGTTGCATTAATTGACAAAGAATATGCTGACTTAAACAACCTTACTTTGGGCTCAATAGTAAATTATGTAGCAGATTATGAAGTAGTAGGAATAGTTGAAGTCAGTGCAACAAACATCATGAAATCCCATATTTACGTAAATTTACCTGTTGTTCAACAAGTTTTACCTGAACAGCCTATTGGATTGGTGAATATTGGGCTAATTCGAACAGTTAGCCCAACTACTGTGGAAGAAACTGCTGCTGCCTTGGAGAAACAATGGCCTAATTCCAGCATATTAACTGGCTCAGATTTAGCTGATACTGCCTTTAGCATAATCAGAATAAATGAAGAAACCGCTTGGAGTTTTTCTTTAGCGCTAGTAGTTATCATGGTTCTGTTTATGGTTAAATCACAGTTAGGCAATGTTTCTGAACGAACAAAAGAAATTGGAATCCTTAAAGCAATAGGCTGGAGCAACTCCAACGTTGTAAACCAGATAGTTTCAGAATCACTAATCCAAGCAACAATTGGTGGAATCGTCGGATGTGGACTAGGATACATTTTCGCCATGTATGTTTTGTCTACCATTGGTGGCGAAATCGGAGGAGCCCTCAATCTCGTTACAGTTGACCCTTTGCTTTTTGGAATAGGATTTTCGGTAGCCATACTAACCGGAGTTACGGCAGGGCTGTTTTCATCATTACGGGCTGCGCGATTAACCCCTGTTAAAGCTATAAAAACAATTTAA
- a CDS encoding OsmC family protein produces the protein MTEKSIVTKLQLVDNYQFNTEFDIEYLPNIILDEIIPDGEGAGPNPPRLLSAAVGHCMSTSLVYCLKKARVQINDIQTKVTTNLYRNDQKKIRIKSIDLEIQLEVNEEDKHRVPRCLKLFEDYCTVTQSIRNGVEINVDIK, from the coding sequence ATGACAGAAAAAAGTATTGTTACAAAATTGCAGCTGGTGGACAATTATCAATTTAATACAGAGTTTGATATAGAATACTTGCCAAACATTATCTTAGATGAAATTATACCCGACGGTGAAGGTGCTGGACCTAATCCTCCCCGGTTATTGTCTGCTGCTGTTGGTCATTGTATGAGTACTAGTTTGGTATATTGTTTAAAAAAAGCAAGAGTACAAATCAATGACATCCAAACAAAAGTAACAACAAACCTTTACCGAAACGACCAGAAAAAAATCAGAATTAAAAGCATTGACCTTGAAATCCAGTTAGAAGTAAATGAAGAAGACAAACATCGAGTCCCCCGATGCTTAAAACTGTTTGAAGATTACTGCACTGTAACTCAAAGCATCAGAAACGGCGTTGAAATAAACGTTGATATCAAATAG